The DNA window ACAtctatttttgtgtgtatgtgtgtgtgtagttttttcttttttctttatatggCATATGTCACTTTTTGAGTGCTTTTAACTATTCTGGTTTGAACCTGTCATTTTGCATTCCTTAGTAGCCACAGAATCACTCAAGGAATTAAGTAACTTCAGATTTACAGAAGATGACTCATAAGCTTCAGGAACATTTTTATGGCTGTGCTTGGCTCACTAATGCAAGAGTATAACAGTAGTAATATGAGGTATTGCATTAACTGTTGCATACATCTATTGCCAAATGACTTGCACAGGCAGTGTTTCAGATGCCGTGGACCTCGCCATAATAACCAGAAGTGTCctgtttgcaaaggaaaaagtaagatcCCTTTGTACACCGACAGCAAGCAGATGAAGTTGCTCGCGGTTCTGGAAGTGAGGACTGATCACAGTGAAAGctggaatggatttttctgcttgAGGAAGGGGAAGCTATGCAGCTTAATATTTGGGTTGATTATAATGACTCTAGTGATGGCATCTTACATACTGACTGGAGCCAAGCATGGCTTGTTGTTAATACCATCTCCCTTCCATTACGGAGCTTTTACTAGCAATCCAAGCTTAATGGACAATGAAAGCCTTAGTGACATGAAAGACCATTACCAGCCTTCtaaaatgaatatttcataCGTAAAGGATTATCCAAGcattaaattaattattgaCACTATTACTTCGAAGATAGAGTTTATAACGAGACAACGCCCTGATTTAGAAGAGCTGAGGAAACAAGAGCCACATGTAAGTATGAATTAAAGTGTGTCTGAAACTGCTATGTGCTTGCTTATTTCAAGACTTTTGGGTCAATTTTTTACTGAGATAAAAAGATATGCAACTGCTCAGATGCTCATATGATGATTTACACCATCTAGAACCTGATTTACACCATCTGAAAAGCTGATATTGTAGATCATGCCCTTCTGAGTCATGGGTAAAACAGATGAGTTATATAAATGGTCTTgacacccaaaacaaaaaaaaaaaatcagccagtATTCTGATAGCTGTACAATCTCATTGAATTTTTACCTTGTCTCATGCAAAATTATTCTAACTTAGATTTGCCAGTCATCTTAAATGCTAAATAGGAAAGGAGCCTTTCTAATAACTGATTAGCAGTGTGCCTCCTTGAAAATCCAGTCATTGCAAACCTTGGATTTCAGAGTTAAGAACTGGAAATTAATTTGGTTTGAGTATTACATGTTTGACTTAAAAAATTGATCCTTGCAGGGGAGTTGGGGGTTTACTGAGGTCCTTCCTGGTCTTAAAATCAAAGAATTTCTAAATGCATTTCTCTTCCAGTCCAACTGTGTGTGCAGGATTTGGTTCCAGTGTCATCAGAAGAAATAAGTTAGGTCAGCTtcgtagttaaaaaaaaaaataaagggttaAAAATGGCCACATGGTGTTTCTGTTGTGTTCTCTTGCTGTGCTAAGCTAGAAAACTATAACTGTCAGTTTTTTGCTGCCTTGACTGAAATTGTTGTTCTTTATGTTGCAGATGTTTTCAGTAATTCCTAACAAATTCCTTCCAAATAGCAAGAATCCTTGTTGGTATGAAGAGTACAGAGGAAACACAACCACAGATCCTTATGCAACAAACTCCTATGCACTGTATTCAAAGCGCTTTCGAACCATATTTGATTACCTCAGGAAGGTATTTTGGAACCACTTGTACCATTATAAGGACAAACACTATCGCCTGCGCTGTCTCCCCCATTTCTACATCATTGGCCAACCCAAGTGTGGGACGACGGACCTGTATGACCGGCTCAGGCTACACCCCGACGTTCGGTTCTCAGCGATCAAAGAGCCACACTGGTGGACAAGAAAGCGATTTGGTGAGTTAACATGTTCAGACAAATTGTCCCTATTAAACTTTGACATTTCTTGTATATACGTGGGATGCTATTTATGGATTTGCTCCATATTAGATTATCTTGAAACTACTGGAGTGAATAGTTTCGAAGAACGCAGGTGATGGATACTCAATAGGTTTCAGCCTGCTTTTGTTTAACGGTGTTTTGGGTTGAACTTTTCAAGATGATGCACATTTCATTTGGTTTATTTGGAGTGGTTTGGAAAAtctaggaaaaataataaaaacagtaGATAAAACCAATCCTGTGAATTTGTAAAAGCAGGAAGAGGAACTACTAGGTTGTGATGGGTGATTTAAAGAATAGCAGTGATAGATTCGTATTGTAAATTCTGTAATGCCTTTCTTACATGAATAAATGATGGGTCAGGATTTGAAATGCAGGGTGCTTCAATTCGATAAATACAGCTGTGCTTTGTGGTGGGAGCTTCGTTAGTGTTACAGCTCCAGGCAAGCACTGAACAGCAGAGATGCTCTGCATGAGAAAGCGCTCTCAGGCTCAGGAACCTTCACGTATTTTCAATGCTTTATTCCGGGGTGACATCCGTATTTCATGAAGTGACCCTTTGCCTCTGAAGGCAGCCTTGAACAGCTGAGGTTATGGCCTGCTGGAGCAAGACGCATCCAGCCCTTGTGATTGCGCCTTCAAAGGGTGTCTGGGGGCCAAGCGCGTCGTTTTATCCAACTGAAGTGTTTATGTCCTCCTTGTTCTCTCTTCCCTGGGTGCCAAGGAAGGTCAGTCTTGTGGTTAGAGACTAGATGAGATGCAGAAGATCCAATTTCAATTTCTGACTCCACTGTGTACTCGGTGCTTTCTTCTTCAATGCAGATGTATGTGTATTCCACCCCAGTTCTGGATTTTCCAACTGCTGGGTCTAGCTGTTAAGTGCTGGTGTGCCTCCCTTTGTGTGACTTTGGTATCAAAGATCACAGGCTTTCCAGTGATATTTCTGTTTCCAAGAGGAAGATATGGGTTATTTTACAGTGACATTACCTTCACTTCTTCcaatttgctgttgctttacTGCAGACACTGCCTTTGGAACAAGGGAAAATCTAGCACTGTAGGGTAAATTGTTTGATGAGGACTTTGCATCACTGCTTTTCTAAGCTTCCTTGAAATGGGAAACTATCTCTTCTAATGAACTGCCATGGCTACAGATGGGACAGACACTTTCTGAGGGACCGGGacacctgcagtgctgcttctgttctttattttagGGTCATACcttcaattctttctttcttctccatgtGGTATTACCGTTTCCATCTACCTTCCCCGTGCCCTGGAGCCCAGAAGAACCTCTGAATTCCTGCAGATGGGGGCTTTGATCCTCACTGCTCGGTGAGGAAGAAGGCTCAGCCACAGATCTGGGATTTCTTATTTCTCATGGAGAAATGCTTTTGTTGTGTTCTtagaatttgtattttcttcctttgcaaatGCCTTAAGAAAGTGGGtaaaattagtattttagatattttataaatgtttgTCATAATCTAAGGGTTAAAGCAATATGATTAAAATACAGTTTGGCTTTTGAGATAATTTGGTCCAGTTTAGGAGCACTCTTAGGAGGTACCAGTGTGAACGGGGGAGCTGAGCTGGTTACAAAGTCACACAAGAGAAGCATGGTGGTGCGCCCTGAAGCCCAACCAGAAGTCCCTCGTTCATCACAGTCAGCGGCTGACTGAAGACAAATGAGAAGAATTACCTCCTGACCTGAAGGTGAAAAGTCAGATCAgtgaagaaaagagattttaGACTTGGACGCCTTCCAGTGTGAATGCCGTGCTGCTCGTGTCTGGGTGTGTAGATGCAAGGACTGTCTGCAAAACCATCTGTGGAAGATCGTGTCTTCCATGAGAATGCTGTCAGTAAAGGCTGAACCAAATGGATAGGTTAAACTAAAATCCTTTACACTGAATAGTTCTCTACACCTACTTTAGCCCCAACATAAATGTCTGGAATTAATGTTGGAGGAAGTAGTGTATCCAACCTCACCAAAGCAAGACCGGACTCACTaaagctcagaactggacataCCAAACAGGCAGAAGAGTGTATGAAATCAGACCTGGGTGCATATAACTTGAGAACAAGGATGTATTTCTGTCTCTGTGCTGATATTCACAGACCCTCCACTGGCATGGTGTTGTGGGGACCAAGTGCAGATCCTTGAAGAGAACTTCCTTTGCATAATGAGaattttggaaattattttgtaaagcTCAAAAATGAGGAAAGCTTGCTGAGTTTGGGATCTCATGGGAGGGAGAGATGGCCTTCCGATTGTCTTAGGCTGTCTGTCCTTGAGAGTGAAAGATTAAGTTTTTCTCCTGGTGGCTCAGTTCTTTAATTCTGCCTCAACAGTGCATTAGCTAACGgttgctggtttttgtttgtttgttaattttttaagagagagaaaaaaccctcataaaacAAATATGGCAAATAGACTCAAATAGATTAACAAGTGAAACTGAAATAGCTCGCTTCATAAGCCAGCTACTTGGTATGTCTCTCATGCTCCTGGCTATTAACTTGGTTTAGTTTGTAGCACTTATCTGGAGAAGAAAGTCTCTTTATTCTATGGCATTCTCTGATTCAGTGGATTTTTATCAGACTGACTAATTTCAGCTGAAGCTAAACAGCCATCCTGGGGAGGCCCCATTTTGCAAATCACAGCTTTTCTATTCTGATGGGATGGTTGATGATCCACAGGACTTTGTCCCAGTTTGACTGTCTCTTTCCTGGCTCTTATCCACAATCTTCGTTCCCATGAATGAGGTGGAAACAAAGCAAGGTACCACCATGCTTGTACCTTTTTTGCACCTTAAAACAACTCAAAAATCACTGCTGAGCTCCT is part of the Columba livia isolate bColLiv1 breed racing homer chromosome 6, bColLiv1.pat.W.v2, whole genome shotgun sequence genome and encodes:
- the CHST15 gene encoding carbohydrate sulfotransferase 15: MAVLGSLMQEYNSSNMRYCINCCIHLLPNDLHRQCFRCRGPRHNNQKCPVCKGKSKIPLYTDSKQMKLLAVLEVRTDHSESWNGFFCLRKGKLCSLIFGLIIMTLVMASYILTGAKHGLLLIPSPFHYGAFTSNPSLMDNESLSDMKDHYQPSKMNISYVKDYPSIKLIIDTITSKIEFITRQRPDLEELRKQEPHMFSVIPNKFLPNSKNPCWYEEYRGNTTTDPYATNSYALYSKRFRTIFDYLRKVFWNHLYHYKDKHYRLRCLPHFYIIGQPKCGTTDLYDRLRLHPDVRFSAIKEPHWWTRKRFGIIRLRDGFHDRYPVEDYLDLFDLAAHQIQGVLQSEAAKERGKTNNIIIGEASASTMWDNNAWIFFYDNSTEGEPPFLIQDFIHAFQPNAKLIIMLRDPVERLYSDYLYFASANKSVEDFHEKVAESLQLFENCMLDYSLRACVYNNTLNNAMPVRLQVGLYVVYLLDWLTVFDKDQILVLRLEDHASNVKYTMHMVFQFLDLGPLSEKQEALITKSPASNTRRPEDRSLGPMLPTTKAILRDFYRPFNTKLAQVLFDDAFLWKRT